A single region of the Bacillus cereus genome encodes:
- a CDS encoding DUF2809 domain-containing protein, with protein sequence MNTKRNRLLYAMFTIVVIILGLSSRKFAFVLPDLLNEYLGDALWALMIFTGFGFLFPKIETKKLASISLIFCYGIEISQLYHAEWIDSIRATTLGGLVLGYGFLWSDLVAYTIGVGVGMLCEFMLRKK encoded by the coding sequence ATGAATACGAAACGAAATAGATTACTATATGCAATGTTTACTATAGTTGTTATTATTTTAGGTCTTAGTTCAAGAAAGTTTGCTTTTGTGTTACCAGATTTGTTAAATGAGTACTTAGGTGATGCTTTATGGGCATTAATGATTTTTACTGGATTCGGATTTTTGTTTCCTAAAATAGAAACGAAGAAATTAGCTTCTATTAGTTTGATATTTTGTTACGGGATTGAAATTAGCCAATTGTACCATGCGGAATGGATTGATAGCATTCGCGCAACGACTTTAGGTGGACTCGTATTAGGTTACGGATTTTTATGGAGTGATTTAGTGGCTTACACAATTGGTGTTGGAGTAGGAATGCTTTGCGAGTTTATGTTACGGAAAAAATAA
- a CDS encoding formylglycine-generating enzyme family protein codes for MNEIIRSIDSYMVKIPAGEVTLRDDRIKKEWQVQIKPYLLAKYVVTMEIYYAITNSVSNNDKDSNKPIVNISWNDAIAFCNLLSNKAGLTEYYSISDDDQKVSCNVESNGYRLPSEAEWQYACKAGITGYTYGELQKIAWYNENSSGQIHDVGKKEPNAWGLYDMLGNVWEWCYDLYDETVYGSYRIFRGGSWAEAARGCGATCRRRSHPTFHIDDLGFRLARSI; via the coding sequence TTGAATGAAATCATTCGCTCGATTGATTCTTATATGGTGAAAATTCCAGCAGGAGAAGTAACATTAAGAGATGATCGAATAAAAAAAGAATGGCAAGTTCAAATTAAGCCATATCTTCTGGCAAAATATGTTGTAACGATGGAAATATATTATGCTATTACAAATAGTGTATCAAATAATGATAAAGATAGTAATAAACCAATTGTAAATATTTCATGGAATGATGCAATTGCCTTTTGTAATTTACTTTCTAATAAAGCGGGATTAACAGAGTATTATTCCATTAGTGATGACGACCAAAAGGTTAGTTGTAATGTAGAGTCCAACGGTTACCGATTACCATCTGAGGCAGAGTGGCAATACGCATGTAAAGCTGGAATAACGGGATATACGTATGGGGAACTTCAGAAAATAGCATGGTATAATGAAAATTCAAGTGGACAAATTCATGACGTCGGTAAAAAAGAGCCGAATGCATGGGGACTTTATGATATGTTAGGGAACGTTTGGGAATGGTGCTATGATTTGTATGATGAAACAGTGTACGGGTCATACCGCATTTTTCGTGGTGGTAGTTGGGCTGAAGCAGCTAGAGGTTGCGGTGCCACTTGTCGCCGTCGTAGTCATCCTACATTTCATATAGATGATCTCGGTTTTAGGCTTGCTAGGTCAATTTAG
- a CDS encoding macrolide family glycosyltransferase gives MARVLFINAGSEGHINPTLHVVEELISRGEEVVYFSIEAFRERIEKTGATVRTIDDQKFIQAFLSGGRNYLQERINGLLHTTDVVIPSVLEQIEGEHFDYIIHDSMFGCGRLIAQILNLPAINSCTSFAQDEKSFKQMLDHLSKSIPLEVQDRIHNDFENLTNGITEKYGVDINSPYEVFCNPASLTIVYTIKEFQPFGDTFNETFKFVGPSISTQVKNEGFDYTSIEEKSLIYISLGTVFNEALDFYKLCMKAFENSKHTIVMSIGNKTEISNLGNIPKNFIVKNYVPQTELLKYTKLFITHGGMNSTHEGIYNGVPLVVIPQSADQPVIAKQVESLGAGVKLQMQGLTANQLSESVEIVLNNPPCKEAALNLKESLRKSGGYKQAVDEIFKFTGRY, from the coding sequence ATGGCACGTGTTTTATTCATTAACGCTGGATCAGAAGGACATATAAATCCAACATTACATGTTGTAGAAGAACTGATTTCTCGCGGTGAAGAGGTAGTTTATTTTTCAATAGAGGCTTTCAGGGAGCGTATTGAGAAGACAGGTGCTACTGTACGAACGATTGATGATCAAAAATTTATACAAGCATTTCTTTCCGGTGGTCGAAATTATTTACAGGAAAGAATAAACGGCCTTCTACATACAACGGATGTTGTAATACCTAGTGTTTTAGAACAAATTGAAGGCGAACATTTTGATTATATTATTCATGATTCGATGTTTGGCTGTGGTCGCTTAATTGCTCAAATTCTTAATCTTCCAGCCATAAATTCATGCACATCTTTTGCACAAGATGAAAAATCATTTAAACAAATGTTAGACCATCTTTCTAAAAGTATCCCACTGGAAGTTCAGGATAGAATACATAATGATTTTGAAAACTTGACTAATGGAATTACAGAAAAATATGGAGTTGATATAAACTCACCGTATGAAGTTTTCTGTAATCCAGCTTCACTTACTATTGTGTATACAATTAAGGAGTTCCAACCTTTTGGGGATACATTTAATGAAACATTCAAATTTGTAGGTCCATCTATCTCTACACAAGTGAAAAATGAAGGTTTTGATTACACTTCAATTGAAGAAAAAAGCCTGATTTACATTTCATTAGGTACTGTTTTTAATGAAGCGCTTGATTTTTATAAACTTTGTATGAAGGCGTTCGAGAATAGTAAGCATACAATTGTTATGTCTATTGGCAACAAAACGGAAATAAGTAATTTAGGTAATATTCCTAAAAACTTCATTGTGAAAAACTATGTACCACAAACTGAACTTCTCAAATATACGAAACTATTTATTACACACGGCGGTATGAACAGTACGCATGAAGGGATATATAACGGGGTTCCACTCGTTGTAATTCCGCAAAGTGCAGATCAGCCAGTAATCGCAAAGCAAGTGGAGAGTCTCGGGGCAGGAGTTAAATTACAAATGCAAGGATTAACTGCGAATCAACTAAGTGAAAGTGTAGAAATAGTATTAAATAATCCGCCATGTAAAGAAGCTGCTTTGAATTTGAAGGAGTCTCTCCGAAAATCAGGTGGGTATAAGCAAGCAGTTGATGAAATTTTTAAATTTACAGGCCGTTATTAA
- a CDS encoding 2Fe-2S iron-sulfur cluster-binding protein gives MPKLTVEGTRTFDIKEGTKLVLALEDNGVHILHRCGGKARCTTCRVEVIAGDFCEATNDEKQAITEKGIEDHLRLSCQMRVHKDITVRPILTVENSGLDAGPRPAE, from the coding sequence TTGCCAAAATTAACAGTGGAAGGTACCAGAACTTTTGACATTAAAGAAGGAACGAAATTAGTATTAGCACTTGAAGATAACGGTGTACACATTCTTCATCGTTGCGGTGGCAAAGCCAGATGTACAACTTGCCGAGTTGAAGTCATTGCAGGTGATTTTTGTGAGGCGACAAATGATGAAAAACAAGCTATTACGGAAAAAGGAATTGAAGACCACTTACGATTATCGTGCCAAATGCGTGTACATAAAGATATTACTGTTCGCCCTATACTTACAGTTGAAAATTCCGGTTTAGATGCTGGACCGCGCCCGGCGGAGTAA
- a CDS encoding glycine betaine ABC transporter substrate-binding protein produces MRKKIWLICLALFITMIFTSCNATNANSKGKIKLGVTSWKENIATANMWKVLLEDKGYKVELMYLEKAAIWTGVARGDVDANLEVWLPVTDKPLNARYKDDIVLKSKWYEGTGLGLVVPSYMKNINSIEDLNAHKDELDNKIVGIEPGSSLMNLTDKAMKAYDIKLKLVQSSEAAMMSELKKAYTKKKPIAVTLWNPHWGFSEFDLKYLKDPKKVYGEKDDIYYSVRKGFEKDHPDIVKYFDKWKMNDEQLGTLMVMLNKTKDPEEAARKWIKKNQALVDEWVKE; encoded by the coding sequence ATGCGAAAGAAAATATGGCTTATATGCCTTGCATTATTTATTACTATGATTTTCACTTCATGTAATGCAACAAATGCAAATTCGAAAGGGAAAATTAAACTTGGTGTAACAAGTTGGAAAGAAAATATTGCAACTGCAAACATGTGGAAAGTTTTATTAGAAGACAAAGGTTACAAGGTTGAGCTCATGTATTTAGAAAAAGCTGCGATTTGGACTGGCGTCGCCCGTGGCGATGTTGATGCTAATTTAGAAGTATGGCTGCCTGTTACTGATAAACCGCTAAATGCTCGTTATAAAGATGACATTGTCTTAAAATCAAAATGGTATGAAGGCACTGGTCTTGGTTTGGTCGTCCCTTCTTATATGAAAAACATAAACAGCATAGAAGATTTAAACGCACATAAAGATGAGCTAGATAATAAAATTGTTGGGATTGAACCAGGTAGTAGCCTTATGAATTTAACGGATAAAGCAATGAAGGCATATGATATAAAATTAAAACTTGTCCAATCTTCAGAAGCTGCGATGATGAGCGAACTAAAGAAGGCATATACGAAAAAGAAACCAATCGCTGTTACGCTTTGGAATCCGCATTGGGGTTTTTCAGAATTTGACTTGAAATATTTAAAAGACCCTAAGAAAGTATATGGTGAAAAAGATGACATTTATTACTCCGTTCGTAAAGGTTTCGAAAAAGATCATCCGGATATTGTGAAATACTTTGATAAATGGAAAATGAATGATGAACAGCTTGGTACGTTAATGGTCATGTTAAATAAAACGAAAGATCCGGAAGAAGCCGCGCGAAAATGGATTAAAAAAAATCAAGCTTTAGTTGATGAATGGGTAAAAGAATGA
- a CDS encoding phosphotransferase enzyme family protein, whose translation MEHALEIAKFWFQDKDVTATEIQPNVTKIHCNKKAYILKEKGSIKQFLVELNVLEQLHEKGVKVQKLVKTRNDERYVFYKEKNYCLYEYVTGSVLEIKDTEKLKVLGSKIGEEIANLHHELNSVNSANELIKRELYKVVYEWALPNLVKNKHVHRNVIQKMGQIHTAFKETVHSLPKQIIHRDMHLSNVIFKESDFQGFIDFELLEENVRVFDLCYCCTSILSEIFSDETLRGKWLQIVSEIFKGYYKQNILTREELQSIWYVMLSIQVIFITYFVQLKDLLKLNEEMFLWIFANKEEIEESIERIVLI comes from the coding sequence ATGGAGCATGCACTGGAAATTGCAAAGTTTTGGTTTCAAGATAAAGATGTCACAGCTACTGAAATACAACCTAACGTAACGAAGATTCATTGTAATAAAAAAGCGTATATTTTAAAGGAAAAGGGATCGATAAAACAGTTTTTAGTTGAACTAAATGTATTAGAACAGCTTCATGAAAAAGGAGTTAAAGTACAAAAATTAGTAAAAACGAGAAATGATGAAAGGTACGTATTTTATAAAGAGAAGAATTATTGTTTGTACGAATATGTTACCGGAAGTGTACTAGAAATAAAAGATACAGAAAAGCTAAAAGTGCTAGGAAGCAAAATTGGAGAGGAAATAGCTAATTTACATCACGAACTAAATTCAGTGAATAGTGCTAACGAGTTAATAAAAAGAGAGTTATATAAAGTGGTATACGAATGGGCTTTACCGAATTTAGTAAAGAATAAGCATGTTCATCGGAATGTAATTCAAAAAATGGGTCAAATACATACAGCTTTCAAGGAAACGGTTCACTCATTACCGAAACAAATTATTCATCGCGATATGCACTTATCAAATGTAATATTTAAAGAAAGTGATTTTCAAGGGTTTATCGACTTTGAGCTTCTAGAAGAAAACGTTAGAGTATTCGATTTATGCTATTGCTGTACAAGTATTTTAAGTGAGATATTTAGTGATGAAACATTAAGAGGGAAATGGTTACAAATTGTAAGTGAAATTTTTAAAGGATATTATAAGCAAAACATTTTAACGAGAGAAGAGCTACAATCAATTTGGTATGTAATGCTTTCAATTCAAGTTATATTTATTACTTATTTTGTTCAGTTAAAAGATTTACTAAAGTTAAATGAAGAGATGTTTTTATGGATTTTTGCTAATAAGGAAGAAATTGAGGAATCTATAGAAAGAATCGTACTCATATGA
- a CDS encoding MmcQ/YjbR family DNA-binding protein, which translates to MNATREYCLSKRKATEDSPDGWSATCMRLNNKIFAIVNHEEGEKAAITLKCDPELALRIREDYPETIIPGYHMNKKHWNTVYIHKDVGQEQINKMIDWSYDLVLQSFSKKKQQELLD; encoded by the coding sequence ATGAATGCAACGAGAGAGTATTGTTTATCGAAAAGAAAAGCGACAGAAGATTCTCCAGATGGCTGGAGTGCAACATGTATGAGGCTCAATAATAAAATATTTGCGATAGTAAACCATGAAGAAGGTGAAAAAGCTGCAATTACATTAAAATGTGATCCAGAACTCGCATTAAGAATAAGAGAAGATTACCCAGAAACAATAATTCCTGGATATCATATGAACAAAAAGCATTGGAATACAGTGTACATACATAAAGATGTAGGACAAGAACAAATTAATAAGATGATAGATTGGTCATATGATTTAGTATTGCAATCGTTTTCAAAGAAAAAGCAACAAGAGTTATTGGATTAA
- a CDS encoding GNAT family N-acetyltransferase: protein MKRIENGTRTEGEYIKNKVIQYNMSILTDEVKQPMEQVSFVVKDEDGKIFGGVTGTMYFYHLHIDFLWVDESVRHDGYGSQLLHKIEEIAMEKGCRLILLDSFSFQAPDFYKKHGYREYGVVEDHPKGHSQHFLEKRV from the coding sequence ATGAAACGCATAGAGAATGGTACTCGCACTGAAGGAGAATACATAAAAAATAAAGTAATTCAATATAACATGTCTATTTTAACAGATGAAGTAAAGCAACCGATGGAACAAGTAAGCTTCGTAGTGAAAGATGAAGATGGAAAAATCTTTGGCGGGGTAACAGGAACGATGTATTTTTATCATCTTCATATCGATTTTTTATGGGTTGATGAATCTGTTCGTCATGATGGTTATGGTAGTCAATTGTTACATAAAATAGAAGAAATTGCGATGGAAAAAGGATGTAGACTCATTTTACTAGATTCATTTAGTTTCCAAGCACCAGATTTTTATAAAAAGCACGGATACCGAGAATATGGTGTTGTTGAAGATCATCCTAAAGGGCATAGTCAACACTTTTTAGAAAAGAGAGTATAA
- a CDS encoding GNAT family N-acetyltransferase yields MQSKLITELTDLETAFHIRKEVFVKEQGVPLEDEFDKFDEIGEKCKHILVYYNELPVGTGRIRFVDGMGKLERICILKDYRKYGLGKVIIKALEDIARNKEANKVKLHGQTQAEGFYEKLGYQTSSDVFMEDGIAHILMTKVLS; encoded by the coding sequence TTGCAATCCAAACTCATAACAGAACTTACAGATTTAGAAACTGCCTTTCACATTCGAAAAGAAGTTTTTGTAAAAGAACAAGGTGTCCCACTTGAAGATGAATTCGATAAATTTGATGAAATCGGTGAGAAATGTAAACATATTTTAGTTTATTATAACGAGCTTCCTGTAGGAACTGGTCGTATACGATTCGTTGACGGAATGGGTAAACTAGAACGAATTTGTATTTTAAAAGACTATCGCAAATACGGATTAGGCAAAGTAATAATCAAAGCACTAGAAGATATTGCTCGTAACAAAGAAGCAAACAAAGTTAAACTACACGGTCAAACACAAGCTGAAGGGTTTTATGAAAAATTAGGCTATCAAACTTCTTCTGATGTATTTATGGAAGATGGAATTGCGCACATTCTTATGACGAAAGTGTTATCATAA
- a CDS encoding GNAT family N-acetyltransferase, whose protein sequence is MYTYKLQHEQPICVEKIKKLYDSVGWWPERKEVDIEKMLKNCIAIGVWEENELIGFARVVSDGVFRAYIEDVVVHESVRNKGIGENMLTMLLKELSHIDIVSLFCGEKLIKFYGEQQFQATKQIVMHRNQIVKE, encoded by the coding sequence ATGTACACGTATAAATTACAACATGAACAACCAATCTGTGTAGAAAAAATAAAGAAACTTTACGATTCTGTAGGCTGGTGGCCAGAAAGAAAAGAAGTCGATATTGAAAAGATGTTAAAGAATTGCATAGCAATTGGAGTATGGGAAGAAAATGAATTAATTGGATTTGCTAGAGTCGTTTCAGATGGTGTTTTTCGAGCGTACATAGAAGATGTTGTCGTACATGAGAGTGTAAGAAATAAAGGTATTGGAGAGAATATGCTTACAATGTTATTGAAAGAGTTATCTCATATTGATATTGTTAGTCTATTTTGCGGAGAGAAACTAATAAAGTTTTATGGTGAACAGCAATTTCAAGCGACGAAGCAAATAGTAATGCATCGTAATCAAATAGTGAAAGAATAA
- the rpiA gene encoding ribose 5-phosphate isomerase A translates to MNLKQLAGEYAAGFVRDGMTIGLGTGSTVYWTIQKLGHRVQEGLSIQAVPTSKETEVLAKQLSIPLISLNEIDILDLTIDGADEINSNLQLIKGGGGALLREKIVASSSKELIIIADESKLVSHLGVFPLPIEIIPFSWKKTEKRMQDLGCETRLRMKDGRPFITDNGNLIIDSIFPNKILNPNETHTKLKMITGVVETGLFINMTSKAIIGTENGIKEY, encoded by the coding sequence ATGAATTTAAAACAGCTTGCAGGCGAATATGCTGCTGGCTTTGTAAGAGATGGTATGACGATTGGACTTGGTACGGGTTCAACCGTATATTGGACGATACAAAAGTTAGGTCACCGTGTACAAGAAGGGTTATCTATTCAAGCTGTACCGACATCAAAAGAAACTGAAGTATTAGCAAAACAATTATCTATTCCGCTAATCTCTTTAAATGAAATTGATATACTTGATCTCACAATTGATGGAGCAGATGAAATTAATTCAAATTTACAGTTAATAAAAGGCGGCGGTGGTGCATTACTTCGTGAAAAAATTGTTGCCTCTTCCTCTAAAGAACTTATTATTATTGCAGATGAATCCAAACTCGTTTCACACTTAGGTGTCTTTCCACTTCCTATTGAAATCATCCCCTTCTCTTGGAAGAAAACTGAAAAACGAATGCAAGATTTAGGATGCGAAACACGTTTACGTATGAAAGATGGCAGACCATTTATAACTGATAACGGCAATTTAATTATTGATAGTATTTTTCCAAACAAAATACTGAATCCAAATGAAACACATACAAAGTTAAAAATGATTACCGGTGTAGTTGAAACAGGATTATTTATCAATATGACGAGCAAAGCGATCATCGGAACAGAAAACGGTATAAAAGAATATTAA
- a CDS encoding RNA polymerase subunit sigma-70 — protein MCTKVTQVLKNHIDMNHSNINLLIEHYAEVKRYCTFLTKNKWDGEDLAQEAICKVLQKYSEKKICITLLYKIARNQWLDQMKSKSVQEKLEQQITFEEPHEKIADLHEMVGELLSSLNVQQSVILLLKDVFQYSIADIAKVCSVSEGAVKASLFRSRNRLKTVSEEGIEIVEYTDDVEIVVTSIREERPELLTKLLPTIDFTKLPSIQPVLLFSMKKPSSYSCMLSAA, from the coding sequence TTGTGCACAAAAGTAACTCAGGTTTTAAAGAATCATATCGATATGAATCATTCAAATATAAATTTATTAATTGAACATTATGCAGAGGTAAAAAGATACTGTACGTTTTTGACGAAGAATAAATGGGATGGGGAAGACCTTGCCCAAGAAGCAATTTGCAAAGTTCTTCAAAAGTATAGTGAGAAGAAAATTTGTATAACGCTTCTGTATAAAATTGCTCGAAATCAATGGTTAGATCAAATGAAATCAAAATCCGTTCAAGAAAAGTTAGAACAGCAAATTACATTTGAAGAACCACATGAAAAAATTGCAGATTTGCATGAAATGGTAGGGGAATTATTGTCTTCGTTAAATGTGCAACAGTCTGTAATTTTATTATTAAAGGATGTTTTTCAATATAGTATCGCGGATATTGCTAAAGTATGTTCGGTATCAGAAGGTGCAGTGAAAGCATCGTTATTTAGGAGTAGAAATAGGCTGAAAACTGTAAGTGAAGAAGGCATTGAAATAGTGGAGTACACGGATGATGTTGAAATCGTTGTAACTTCTATTCGTGAAGAAAGACCTGAATTGTTGACGAAACTTCTCCCAACAATAGACTTCACTAAGTTACCATCAATACAACCGGTGTTATTATTCAGTATGAAAAAACCTTCTTCTTACAGTTGTATGCTTAGTGCGGCATAA
- the clpP gene encoding ATP-dependent Clp endopeptidase proteolytic subunit ClpP, protein MNAIPYVVEQTKLGERSYDIYSRLLKDRIIMIGSEINDQVASSVVAQLLFLEAEDAEKDIFLYINSPGGSTTAGFAILDTMNLIKPDVQTLCMGFAASFGALLLLAGAKGKRFALPNSEIMIHQPLGGVKGQATEIEITAKRILKLKHDINKIISDRTGQPVEKVAHDTERDYFMTAVEAKEYGIVDAVIEKK, encoded by the coding sequence ATGAATGCAATTCCTTACGTAGTAGAACAAACGAAATTAGGAGAACGCTCCTATGATATATATTCAAGATTATTAAAAGACCGAATTATTATGATTGGTTCAGAAATTAACGATCAAGTTGCAAGCAGTGTAGTAGCACAATTATTATTTTTAGAAGCGGAAGATGCAGAAAAAGATATATTCTTGTATATCAATAGTCCGGGCGGTTCAACGACAGCGGGATTTGCAATATTAGATACGATGAACCTTATTAAACCAGATGTGCAAACACTTTGTATGGGCTTTGCGGCATCATTTGGTGCGCTTTTACTATTAGCTGGCGCAAAGGGAAAAAGATTTGCGCTCCCTAACAGTGAAATCATGATTCATCAACCGCTCGGCGGTGTAAAAGGGCAAGCAACAGAGATTGAAATTACAGCAAAAAGAATATTGAAGTTAAAACATGATATTAACAAAATCATATCTGATCGAACAGGGCAACCAGTAGAAAAGGTAGCTCATGATACAGAAAGAGATTATTTTATGACGGCAGTAGAAGCGAAGGAATATGGAATTGTTGATGCAGTTATTGAGAAAAAATAA
- a CDS encoding DNA topology modulation protein: MKKIILIGSGGSGKSTLARQLGNKLNIKVHHLDALFWKPNWEGVPREEQRTVQNDLIKEEKWIIDGNYGGTMDIRINAADTIIFLDIHRTICIYRAFKRIVHYRNKTRPDMGTGCEERFDLQFFKWIWEYPKSKRPAIFKRLNQLSQDKEIIILKSPKEVQRFLKEVQQV; this comes from the coding sequence ATGAAAAAAATTATATTAATTGGTTCTGGTGGTTCAGGAAAATCTACATTAGCAAGGCAGTTAGGTAATAAACTAAATATTAAGGTGCATCATCTTGATGCTTTATTTTGGAAACCGAATTGGGAAGGTGTTCCGAGGGAGGAACAAAGAACAGTTCAAAATGACTTAATTAAAGAAGAAAAGTGGATTATTGATGGGAATTATGGCGGGACAATGGACATAAGAATTAACGCAGCTGATACAATTATCTTTCTTGATATACATAGAACAATATGTATTTATCGTGCTTTTAAAAGAATTGTGCACTATCGGAATAAAACAAGACCGGATATGGGCACTGGATGTGAAGAAAGATTTGACTTACAATTTTTTAAATGGATATGGGAATATCCTAAGTCGAAAAGACCTGCAATTTTCAAAAGACTAAATCAATTAAGTCAGGATAAAGAAATTATTATTTTAAAATCTCCAAAAGAAGTGCAGCGATTTTTAAAAGAAGTGCAGCAAGTATAA